A section of the Humulus lupulus chromosome 2, drHumLupu1.1, whole genome shotgun sequence genome encodes:
- the LOC133819444 gene encoding major allergen Pru av 1-like, producing MGVFTYETETISSIPPARLFKAFFLDADNLIPKVVPQAIKSTEILEGNGGPGTIKKISFGEGSQYKYVKHQVDAVDADNFRYNYTVIEGDALGDVVEKINYETNLVASADGGSIVKSISKYHTKGGHEIKEDHIKEGKEKASHLFKAIEAYLVANPDAYN from the coding sequence ATGGGTGTTTTCACATATGAAACTGAGACCATCTCTTCTATCCCTCCGGCAAGGCTATTCAAGGCATTTTTCCTTGATGCTGACAACCTCATCCCCAAAGTTGTCCCCCAAGCCATTAAGAGCACTGAGATCTTGGAGGGAAATGGAGGGCCTGGAACCATCAAGAAGATTAGCTTTGGTGAGGGGAGTCAGTACAAGTATGTGAAGCACCAAGTGGACGCAGTTGATGCTGACAACTTCAGATACAATTACACTGTCATTGAAGGTGATGCCCTTGGTGATGTTGTGGAGAAGATCAACTATGAGACCAACTTGGTGGCTTCTGCTGATGGAGGATCCATTGTCAAGAGCATCAGCAAGTACCATACCAAAGGTGGCCATGAGATCAAGGAGGACCATATTAAGGAAGGCAAAGAAAAGGCCTCTCACCTATTCAAAGCCATTGAAGCTTACCTTGTGGCCAACCCTGATGCCTACAACTAA
- the LOC133819445 gene encoding major allergen Pru av 1-like yields the protein MGVFTYETETISSIPPARLFKAFVLDADNLIPKVVPQAIKSTEILEGNGGPGTIKKISFGEGSQYKYVKHQVDAVDADNFRYNYTVIEGDALGDVVEKINYETNLVASADGGSIVKSISKYHTKGGHEIKEDHIKEGKEKASHLFKAIEAYLVANPDAYN from the coding sequence ATGGGTGTTTTCACATATGAAACTGAGACCATCTCTTCTATCCCTCCGGCAAGGCTATTCAAGGCATTTGTCCTTGATGCTGACAACCTCATCCCCAAAGTTGTCCCCCAAGCCATTAAGAGCACTGAGATCTTGGAGGGAAATGGAGGGCCTGGAACCATCAAGAAGATTAGCTTTGGTGAGGGGAGTCAGTACAAGTATGTGAAGCACCAAGTGGACGCAGTTGATGCTGACAACTTCAGATACAATTACACTGTCATTGAAGGTGATGCCCTTGGTGATGTTGTGGAGAAGATCAACTATGAGACCAACTTGGTGGCTTCTGCTGATGGAGGATCCATTGTCAAGAGCATCAGCAAGTACCATACCAAAGGTGGCCATGAGATCAAGGAGGACCATATTAAGGAAGGCAAAGAAAAGGCCTCTCACCTATTCAAAGCCATTGAAGCTTACCTTGTGGCCAACCCTGATGCCTACAACTAA